The genome window GGAGCCCAGCGGATGAAGAAGGGCCTGTTCGAGTCCGCGCCCGGCGGCACCCTCTTCCTGGACGAGATGGGCGAGATGTCCATGCCCATGCAGGTCAAGCTCCTGCGCGCCATCCAGGAGCGGGTCATCCGCCGCGTGGGCGGCACCGAGGACGTGCCCGTGGACGTACGCCTCGTGGCCGCCACCAACCGCGACCTCAAGCGCGAGGTCGAGGCCGGGCGCTTCCGCCAGGATCTCTATTACCGGCTGAACGTGATCACCCTGCGCGTGCCGCCGCTGTCCGAACGCCCGGAGGACATCCCCCTGCTCTGCCAGTTCTTCCTGGCCAAGGCCGCGCGCATGCTGGACAAGTTCCAGCCGAGCCTGGACCCGGAGGTGCCGGAAATCCTCTCACGCTACGCCTTTCCCGGAAACGTCCGGGAGCTGGAGAACATCATGGAGCGGGCCGTGGTCCTGGCCGAGGATGGCGTGGTGTCGCCCCGGCACCTGCCCGAGGACCTGCGCGAGACGGCCGTGCACGTGGCCCGGCCCGGCTTCTCCGAGCCCGTGACCCTGGAGGAGAACGAGAAGCGCTACATCGTCTGGGTCCTGGAGCAGGCCGGGGGCAACCGCACCCAGGCGGCCCGCATCCTGGGCATCGACCGCGCCTCGCTCTGGCGCAAGATCAAGAAGTTCGAACTGGAATAGGGTCCGCTCCGGCGACGGAAAAGGGGCGCGGCATATGCCCGGCCAAGAGCGTGCCTGCCCGCGGTCGGATTTCGCCTTGATCAACCTGTCCGAATTGACATAAGAAAAAGCACAAGATTCCAAAGCGGCGCACCATGAAGGAGAACACCCCCACCATCCGACTGCACCTCTGGCTGGACACCGAGGGCGGCGTCTTCTTCGGCTCCGGCCGGGCCCAGCTCCTGGAGGAGATCGACCGCCACGGCTCGCTCAAGGCCGCGGCCGCGGCCATGGGCATCTCCTACCGGGCGGCCTGGGGCAAGCTGAAGCAGAGCGAGGCGGTCCTCGGCGTGCGCCTGGTCCAGGTGCGCGGCAGCAACAAGGCGGGCTACGAACTCACCGAGGACGGCCGGATGCTCAAGGACCTCTTCCGCCGCTGGTTCGACGCCGTGGAGCAGGCCGCCCTGGAAAAGGCCCGGGATATCTTCCCCTGGCCCGCCAGGACCTACCGGGACTCCTCCTCGGACTGACCGCCGTCCTTTTCCCGCGCCCCGGGGCCCGGCGCACGGGTTCCGCTCCGAAAATTCCTCTGCTATACACCTCCGACCCGTTGAGCGAGGAGGCGCGAGTGCAGGCCACGGAATACCCGACCCTGAGACAGGTTCTCGAACGCAGCGTGGAGCTCCACGCGGACAGGCCCGCCCTGTCCGTGGTGGATGGTCCGGTCATGACCTACGCCGAGCTGGGCGAGCGGGTCCGCGAGACGGCCGATCTGCTCGACGAGCACGGCGTCGGCCCAGGAGACCGCGTGGCCCTGCTGTCCGAGAACATGCCCAACTGGGGCGTGGCCTACTTCGCCATCGCCCGGATCGGCGCCGTGGCCGTGCCCATCCTGCCGGACTTCCACCAGAGCGCGGTGCACCACATCCTGCGCCACGCCGAGTGCTCGGCGGTCTTCGTCTCGAAACGGCTGGCCTGCAAACTGGACGACGGAGAATTCGAGGGGCTGCGGGTCCGGGTGCTCGTGGACGACCTCTCGCTCATCGGCGATCCCGGACGCGAGCCGCTGAAGGGCCTGGTCAAGCGCGCGGCCAAGGAACTCGGCAGGATCAAGGAGGCCGCCCGTCAGCACCGGGCCGAACGGGCGGACAAGGAGCCTCCCGCCGAACCGTCCGAGGCCGCACCAGGGCATTCCAAGGACGCCTTCCGCAAGGTGCTCGACGCCGGGCGCAAGGAGTTCGACAAGATCAAGGGAGCCGCGCTGCGGGCGGCCAACCGCGCCCTGGAGCCGGACGCCGGGGATTCCCCGGCCGACGAACTGGCGGCGATCATCTACACCTCGGGCACCACGGGCAACTCCAAGGGCGTCATGCTCACGCACCGGAACATCGTGTCCAACGCCCTGGGCTCCGCCGAACTGGCGGGGATCACCGATCAGGACCGCATGCTCTCCATCCTGCCCCTGTCGCACACCTTCGAGTGCACCCTGGGGCTGGTCCTGCCCATCTCGCGCGGCGCGTCGGTGAGCTACCTGGCCAAGCCGCCGACCCCGGCCGTCCTGCTCCCGGCGTTGCAGAAGATCCGCCCCACCTTCCTGCTCTGCGTGCCGCTGGTGATCGAGAAAATCTACCGCAACCGCATCCTCCCGGCCCTGACGAAGAACGCGGCCCTGCGCGGTCTGCTCAAGGTGGGCTTCACCCGGCGCAAGCTCTTCCAGGCCGCCGGACAGAAACTGTTCGAAACCTTCGGCGGGGCCCTGCGCTGCATATGCATCGGCGGCGCGGCCCTGGCTCCCGAGGTTGAGGCCTTCCTGCGCGACGCCCGCTTCCTCTACAGCGTCGGCTACGGCCTCACGGAATGCTCTCCCCTGGTCTCGGGCGTCATGCCCGACAGGGCCCGCTACCGCCACTGCGGCACGGCCCTGCCCGGCGTGGAGATCCGCATCGACGCGCCAAGGCCGGGCGAGGTCGGCGAAATCCTCGTGCGCGGCCCCAACGTCATGCGCGGCTACTACAAGGCCCCGGCCCTCACCGAGGAGACCTTCACCTCCGACGGCTGGCTGCGCACCGGCGACCTGGGCCTGCTGGACCAGGACGGCTATCTCTCCATCCGGGGACGGCTCAAGAACGTCATCCTCGGCCCCAGCGGCGAGAACATCTACCCCGAGGAGATCGAGAGCACGCTCTGCCAGTGGCCCTATGTTCTGGAATCCCTTGTCTTCTCCCAGGGCGACCGGCTCCTGGCTCGGGTGCACCTGGACTACGACCACCTGGACGCCCGCTTCGGGGTGCGGGGCCTCACCGAATCCGAGGCCCGCGAGCGCATCGGGGAACTGTTGGAAGAGTTGCGCCGGGGCGTGAACGAGAAGGTCTCGTCCTTCTGCCGCCTGCACCGGATCATCGAGCAGCCGGAGCCCTTCGAGAAGACCCCGACCCAGAAGATCAAGCGCTACCTGTACGTGGACGGCCCGAGCCGTTGAAGCGGCCGCTCTTCCGCACCCAGGCCTCGGCCTCGGCCTCCGGCACGGGGCGCGAGAACAGGTAGCCCTGGCCGTATTCGCAGCCGAGATCAGCCAGGATGTCGCGTTGCGTCTCGCTCTCGATGCCCTCCGCCACCACGGAGAGCCCCAGGTTGTGGGCCAGGCCGATGATGGTCCGCACGATCTCCAGGTTCTCCGGCGACGACTCCATGACCCGCACGAAGGACAGATCGATCTTCAGGTCGTCCAGGGGGAACTTCTGCAGGTAGCCCAGCGAGGAATAGCCGGTCCCGAAGTCGTCGATGCTGAAGCGGATGCCGTCCTGGCGCAGCCGGTGCAGCTTCTGCACCGAGTTGCGCGGGTTGTCCATGATCGCCGTCTCGGTGATCTCCAGCTTGAGGCTCTCGGGCGTGAGCCCCGAGCAGTTCACGGCCCGCAGCACGTCCTCGGCCAGGCCGGGCTTGGCGAACTGACGCGCCGAGACGTTCACCGCCAGGCTCAGCTCCCCGGCACGGCCACCGGCTTTCTGCCAGCCCCGCATGACCCCGCAGGCCTGGTCCAGGACCCACTGCCCCAGGTCGATGATCATGCCGGTCTCCTCGGCCACGGGAATGAAATCCGCCGGCGACACCGGCCCGCGCCGGGGATGGGTCCAGCGCAGCAGGGTCTCGAAGCCGCCCAGGCGGCCGTCGCGCAGGGACACGATGGGCTGGAAGGCGAGATGGAACTCGCCGCGCCGCATGGCCCGCCGCAGATCGTTCTCCAGCCGCAGCGCGGCCACGGCCTGCTCCAGCATGCGTTCGTTGAAGACGTGGAAGCGGTTCTTGCCCCCCTCCTTGGCCTTGTACATGGCGATGTTGGCGTGGCGGATGAGCTCCTCCGCGCCGACGCCGTCGCTGTCGGCCAGGGCCAGTCCCAGGCTGGCCGAGGTGGTGATCTCATGGCCGTCGATGAGGAAGGGCTTGCGCATGGCGTCGCGCACCCGCTTGGCCACCTGGATGGCTTCCCGAGGCGATTCAAGGTCCTCAAGCAGGAGGATGAACTCGTCCCCGCCGAAGCGGGCCACCAGATCCATGCCGCGCACGCAGCCCAGGATGCGGCGTCCCACCTCCACCAGCAGGAGGTCGCCCCGGGCGTGGCCCAGGCTGTCGTTGATGATCTTGAACCGGTCCAGGTCCAGGAATACGAGGCCCGCCACGCGTCCCCGGCCGCGCTTGAGCCGCTCCAGGGCCAGGCCCGCGCGGTCCAGGAGCAGGGTCCGGTTGGCCAGGCCCGTGAGCGGGTCGTGCAGGGCCAGGTGCCGCAATTGCAGCTCGGCCTCCTTGCGGGCCGTGATGTCGCGCATGGACAGCCGCCACCCCAGGCTCGCCCCCTTCTCCGGTCCCGGAACCTCGCGGCGGACCACGTTGAGCCAGCGCTGTTCGCCGTCGCTGTTCCTGATGCGGAAGTCCAGGGTCTCGGCCCGGGAATCACCCAGGAAGCGCCGCACCGTGTCGCGGTCCTCGGCGGCCACGATGCCGTGCAGGAACTCGGGGTCGTCCTGGAACGCCTGGGGCGGATACCCGGAAATCCTCTCGCAGGAGGGGCTCACGTAGAGCGCCCGGCCGTCGGCGCCGATCCAGGATTCCCAGTCGTGGTTGTAGTCCGCCACGGTCCGGTAGCGCAGCTCGGACTCCTCCAGGGCGACCTTGGAGGCCTTCAACTCCTCCACGTTGCGCAGCAGCTTGCGGGAGGCGTCCTCCAGCGCCCGCCGCTGACGGTGAAGCTCCACGAAGACCCGCACCTTGCCGCAGAGCACCTCGGCCTCCACGGGCTTGAACAGGTAGTCCACCGCGCCCAGCTCGTAACCCCGGAAGACATGCTGCTGCTCCTTGTTGATGGCCGTGACGAAGATGATCGGAATGTGCCGGGTGGCGGGATCGTCGCGCAGGGCCTCGGCCACCTGGAAACCGTCCATGCCGGGCATCATGACGTCCAGGAGGATCAGGGCCAGATCCTTGCTCTTGGCAATGGCCAGGGCCTCCGGCCCGGACTGGGCCGAAAGGAACTCCAGGCCGAAGGGCTTGAGCATGCCCTGCAGCAGGCGCAGGTTCATGCGTTCGTCATCCACCGCCAGGATGGGAGTCTTGTCGTTCGCCATGACCGCCTCGCCGTAACGGGAGGAAGAGTGTTTTCCAACCCATCGTTACACGATTTCAATCTATCGGGAAATGATTTTCGAAAAACTTGTCCTTCTTCGCCTCGACGCATATCCGCAGGAAACCGGAACGGCGGACGGCCCGGCTTCCGGCCGGTCACGAACGCGCGCATTCTTGACTTCCGGTGCGCCTTGTTCCAATCTATCGCGCTCCATGCCCGGCCCGTCCGGGCCATTCCCTCGCCACGGAGGCATGACTCGCCATGAGCGATTACAAAGCGACCCTTCGCCTTCCCCAGACCGCCTTTCCCATGAAGGCCAACCTCAAACAGCGCGAGCCCGAGATGCTCAAACGCTGGGAGGAGCTGGACGCCTACGGCCTCATGCTGGCCGCCAACGAAGGCCGCCCGGAATACGTGCTCCACGACGGTCCGCCCTACGCCAACGGCAACATCCACATGGGCACGGCCCTGAACAAGATTCTCAAGGACATGGTGGTCAAGTCCCGCAACATGCAGGGATTCCACGCGGGCTACGTGCCCGGCTGGGACTGCCACGGCCTGCCCATTGAACACAAGGTCGAGCTGGAGCTGAAGAAAAAGAAGAAGGAGCTGCCCGCCGCGGTGATCCGCAAGCTCTGCCGCGAGTACGCCGCCAGGTGGCTCTCGGTGCAGCGCGGAGAGTTCAAGCGCCTGGGCGTGTTCGGCGTCTGGGACCGGCCCTACATGACCATGGACCCGGTCTACGAGGCCGCCACGGCGCGCGAGCTGGGCCGCTTCATGTCCAAGGGCTCGGTCTACCGGGGCAAGAAGCCCGTGCACTGGTGCTGCTCCTGCCACACCGCCCTGGCCGAGGCCGAGGTGGAGTACGCGGACCACACCTCGCCCTCGGTCTTCGTGCGCTTCCCGCTCACCGACCCAAAAATCCGTGAAATCCTGCCCGAGGCCGACCCGGCCCGGACCTACGCCGCCATCTGGACCACCACGCCCTGGACCCTGCCGTCGAACATGGCCGTCGCCGTGCACCCGGAATACGACTACGCCTTCGTCAAGGTCGGCGGCGACGTCTACGTCCTGGCCTCGCGCCTCGTGCCGGTCTGCGCCGAGGCCTTCGGCTGGACCGAACGCACGGTCCTGGCCGAGGTTCCGGGCAACCGCCTGGACGGCCTGGTCGCCCGACACCCCTTCTATGACCGGCCCTCGCCCGTGGTCACGGCCGACTACGTGACCCTGGATTCGGGCACGGGCCTCGTGCACACCGCCCCGGGCCACGGCCGCGAGGACTACGAGACCGGCATGCGCCGGGGCCTGGAGGTGCTCTCGCCCCTGGACGACGGCGGCCGTTTCCTGCCCACGGTGGAGTTCTTCGCCGGGTTGCAGGTCATGGAGGCCAACCCCAAGGTCATCGAAAAGCTCAAGGAGAACGGCCACCTCCTGCTCCAGGAGAACATCCGCCACTCCTACCCGCACTGCTGGCGCTGCAAGGAGCCGGTCATCTTCCGGGCCACGACCCAGTGGTTCATCTCCATGCAGGCCAACGACCTCCGGGCCAAGGCCCTGGAGGCCATCCACGATCAGGTGCGCTGGGTTCCCGCCTGGGGCGAGGAGCGCATCTCGAACATGATCGAATTCCGGCCCGACTGGTGCATCTCCCGCCAGCGCAACTGGGGCGTGCCGATCATGGCCCTGATCTGCGAGGACTGCGACGAGGCCTGGTTCGGCCCGGAGTGGATCGACAAGGTGGTGGCCCATTTCCAGGCCCACGCCACGGGCTGCGACTGGTGGTTCGAGACCCCGGACTCCGAGGTCGTGCCCCAGGACCTGAAGTGCCCCAAGTGCGGCGGCTCCCATTGGCGTCGCGAGACCGACATCCTGGACGTCTGGTTCGACTCCGGCACGAGCTTCGCGGCCGTGCTGGAGACCCGGGACGACACATCCTTCCCGGCCGACCTCTACCTGGAGGGCTCGGACCAGCACCGCGGCTGGTTCCACAGCTCGCTGCTGGCCTCCGTGGGCACGCGCGGCGTGCCGCCCTACAAGGCCGTGCTGACCCACGGCTACGTGGTGGACGGCGAGGGCCGCAAGATGTCCAAGTCCATCGGCAACACCATCGCGCCCCAGGAGATCATCGACAAGTACGGCGCGGAAATCCTGCGCCTGTGGACCTCGGCCGTGAACTACCAGGAGGACGTGCGGGTCTCGGACGAAATCCTCTCCCGCCTGGTGGACGCCTACCGCCGCATCCGCAACACCTGCCGCTTCATCCTCGGCAACCTCGCGGACTTCGAGCCCTCCAAGGCCGTGGCCCCGACGGACATGCCCGCCCTGGACCGCTACGCCCTGGACCTCGTGCTCAAGGCCCACCGGACCATGCAGCAGGCCTACGCCGACTACGAATTCCACAAGGTCTACCACACCCTGCACAACCTCTGCGTCACGGACCTCTCGGCCTTCTACCTGGACATCACCAAGGACCGGCTCTACGTGGACGCCCCCGGCGGCCTCGCCCGCCGCTCGGCCCAGACCGTGCTCTGGCAGGCGCTCATGCTCCTGCTGACCGACATGGCCCCGGTCCTCTCCTTCACCGCCGAAGAGGCCTTCCTGGCCCTGCCCGAGGCTCTGCGCCCGGGCGTTTCCTCGGTCTTCGCCCTGCGTCACGAACCCCTGGACCCGAACCTGGGCAAGGAGGAGCGCGAGCGCTGGGAGACGCTGCTGGCGGTCCGCGCCGAGGCCTCCAAGGCCGTGGAGCCGTTGCGCCAGGCGGGCAAGGTCGGCCATTCCCTGAGCACGGCCCTGACCCTGTACGCGCCGGAGATGACCCGCCAGGCCCTGGCCGGATTCTCTCAAGCTGAACTTGAGGAAATCTTCATCGTCTCCAAGGTGGCCCTGGCCGACGACGGGCAGGCCCCGGCCGACGCCTTCGCCTCCGCCGAGGTGGAGGGGCTGCGGGTCTCCGTGGGGAACGCGCCCGGCGGCAAGTGCGAGCGCTGTTGGAAATACTCCGAGAAACTCGGCGCGGACGGCCCGGCCGACGTTTGCCCGCGCTGCGCGGCCGTGCTCAAGGCCATCGGCTGAACATGAAACGCCGCTATCTCGTCGCCCTGGCCCTGACCCTCACGGTCCTGATCCCGGACCTGATCACCAAGGCCGTGGTCCAGGCCAAGCTGGAACTCTGGGAGTCGCGCACCGTGATCCCGGGGTTCCTCGACCTCGTGCACGTGACCAACAAGGGCGCGGCCTTCGGCTTCCTGAACCGGGTGGACATCACTTGGCAGACCGCCTTCCTGGTGGCCGTGACCTTGCTGGCCGTGGGCGTCATGGTCCATCTCCTGCGCCAGGCCTCGGACCAGGAGACCTTCCTGGTCGCCGGGCTGGGGCTCATCCTGGGCGGGGCCCTGGGCAACCTGGTGGACCGTCTGCGCTACGGGGAGGTCGTCGACTTCCTGGACTTCTACGTGGGCGACTGGCACTGGCCCGCGTTCAACGTGGCCGACATCGCCATCACCCTGGGCGCGTTCTGCCTGCTCATCTCCCTGTACCGGAAAAAGCCGCATGCATCCCGTTCTCGTTGACCTGGGCTTCGTGACCATCCACACATACGGGGTGTTCATCGCCCTGGCCTTTCTCGGGGGCGTGGGCTGGACCTGGCTGGAGGCCCGGCGCAAGGGGCTCGAGGCCGGCCGCGTCGTGGACCTGGCCTTCGCGGTGTTCGTGGGCGCGCTGGTGGGCGCGCGGCTGCTCTACGTCCTGCTCTACCTGCCCCACTACCTCGAACATCCCTTGGAAATCCTCATGTTCTGGGAGGGCGGCATGGTCTTTTCCGGCGGGGCCGCGCTGGGCGGCTGGCTGGGCTGGCGCGTGGCCCGCGGACACGGCATGCCCGTGTCGCCCTGGCTGGACGCCGCGGCCCCGGGCCTGGCCCTGGGCGAGGCCATCGGCCGCCTGGGCTGCTTCTCGGCCGGCTGCTGCTACGGCCAGCTCTGCGCCATGCCCTGGGCCGTGACCTTCACCGACCCGCGCTCCCTGGCCGTGCCCCTGAACATGCCCCTGCACCCCACGCAGATCTACCACAGCCTGTCCGGCCTGCTGACCTTCGGCCTGCTCCTGGCCCTGCGCGGCCGCCTGGAACGGCGTCCGGGCAGCCTCATGGGCCTGTTCCTGGTGCTGTTCTCCCTGGCGCGCTTCGCCGTGGAGTTCTTCCGGGCCGACTTCCGGGGCGGACTCGGCCCGTTCAGCGTGACCCAGGCGGTCTACGCCGTCTTCCTCTGCCTGGGCCTGTACCTCATGACCCGCAAACATTCCGTACGGAGTTGAGCCATGTTTCCCCTGCCGAACCTGAGCACCGAACAATGGATCATGATCTTCGGCCCGCTGGGGCTCTTCGTCTGCATCAGCCTGTTCTCCATCTGGGACGCCTTCCGCCGGGAATTCCCGTCCATCCTGGAAAAGATGGCCTGGATCCAGCTTTCCGTGCTGGTTCCCTTTTTGGGCGGAGTGGCGTATTTAATTTTCGGAAGAAAAAGGGGGCAGAAAATTCGATGAAGACCACCATCCGCACCACCGTCGGCCTGGCCGCCCTGGCCGCCCTCATGACCCTGGCCCCGGGCTGCGCCTCGCGCCAGGACGTCCAGACCCTGGACCAGCGCAACCGCCAGACCATGCAGGAAGCCCGCGACCTGTACAAACAGCTCGAGGAGCAGATCGCCGTGGCCCGCGAGGAGGCGCGCAAGAGCAGCGCCCCGATGCAGGCCAAGCAGGCCGACATCTGGGCCGAGGTCGAGTCCCTCAAGACCGAGGTGGCCACCCTCAAGGGCCAGATGGACACCATGAACATGCGCATGGCCCCCCAGGGCGGCGCGGACCTGGCCCAGCTCGACGAGCGGGTCAAGGCCATCGAGCTGGCCCTGGAATCCCAGTTCGCCGTGGACCTCGGCAAGGGCGCCAAGGCCGCCGCCACCGCTCCGGCGGCTCCGGCCCAGGCCCAGCAGGAGCAGGCCGCCCCGGCCCAGAACGCCGAGGCCGCCGCTCCGACCCAGGACCCGGCCGACGCCCTCTACGCCAAGGGGCTCAGCGCCTTCAAGGAACGCAAGTACGACGAGGCCCGCCGCGACTTCGCCGAGTTCGTGACCACGTTCAAGAAGCACTCCCTGGTGCCCAACGCCATCTTCTGGCAGGGTGAATGCTATTACCAGCTGGGCGACTACGCCAAGGCCGTGCTCGCCTACCAGGACGTGATCGACAAGCACAAGGACAGCCCGAAGTACCGCTCGGCCCTGCTCAAACAGGGAATCTCCTTCTACAAGATGGGCAAGGACAAGCCGGGCAAGATCATCCTCCAGGAGCTCATCGACAAGAATCCCGGCACGGCCGAGGCCAACCGGGCCAAGCAGTTCCTGGCCGATCCGAAGAAGAAGTAAGCCGGTTCCGGGCGCCCCGCGCGTCGGCGAGCCGCACATAGAGGAATCATGAGCGCCACCGTCAGCTCCGAAGTCCAGAAGGGCTTCCGCAAGATCGTCTATCTGACCTTCCCCCCGGGGATTTCCAGCCGTCCCGTGGTCTGCAACCTGGCCCGCCTGTTCGACCTCTCCTTCAACATCCTGAAGGCCGAGATCAGCCCCCGCCAGGAAGGCACCATGACGCTGGAGATCAGCGGGCTGGAGACCGACTTCCACAAGGGCGTCAACTACCTCAAGGAGAACAGCGTCCGCATCACTCCGGTGGCCCAGAAGATCTTCCGCGACGAAGACTCCTGCATCCACTGCGGCGTGTGCACGGCCATGTGCCCCACCGGGGCCCTGTCCGTGGACAAGGGCACCCGCAAGGTGCTCTTCGAGGTGGACAAGTGCTCGGCCTGCGGCCTGTGCACCCGGGTCTGCCCGGTGCGGGCCATGGCCGTGGACCTGGACGAGAACGGACGCCAGTAAGGAGAGCCGCATGGAGCAGGAACAGCGCGCCTATTCCCGTGTCGCCGCCCAGCTCAGGGCCCACGGCCGCCGTTGCGATTCGCCGGACGGCCCGCCGCTGTTCCGCACCGCCACGCGCAGGGACGGCTCCACCCTGGCCGCCCGCCTCTCCACCACCTCCATGCCCGAGGGCCTGGTGGACTTCCTGGTGGAGATGGACACCAAGCTGGACCAGATCCTCGCCGGACAGCGCCAGGACCTCATCCGCCAGGATTTCCCCCTGGAGCTGGACGTCCGGGAGATATCCGGCGCGGGCGTGCGGTTCCGCTCCGAGGAGCCCCTGGCCGACGGGCAGATTCTCGAGGTCGTCATCGTGCTCACCCAGTTTCCCCTGCGCCTGGCCTCGGCCATCGGCCGGGTGCGCGGCATCGAGGACGGGCTGCACCGCTTCGAGTTCACCCATATCCGGGAACACGACCTGGAGAGCATCGTGCAGTTCGTGTTCCAGGAACAGCGCGAGGAAATCCGCAACCGCAAGTGGAGTTGAACATCTTTCCGCGATCCGTGCGGAGCGCGGGGAACCGTCCGGGTTCCCCGCTGTGTTTTGAGCCACGCGAGGTGCCCATGCAGTCCAAGGACGACATTCTCAAATCCCTGCTGGAAAAGGTGTCCGAGCAGATGGCCGCGGACCTCAAGCAGACCATCGCGGCCGCCGTGGAGAAAGAGATTTCCCGCAGCCTCTCATCGGCCCTCCTGGAAGGCGAATTCTACCGCCGGGTCAACGAGGACCTGCAGGACAGCCTCAAGGACATCTACCGCGAGATCAAGACCGCCAAGGAAGCCAAGCCCCTGCCCGCCTCCATGCAGGACCCCGACGCCCTGATCAACAAGGCCTCGGACCAACTGGACGCGGTGCTGCGCACCACGGAGAAAGCCGCCGAGGAGATCATCGAGATCGTGGAGAAGCTCCAGGACATGCAGGCCTCCCTGGGCCAGGTCATCCGGGCCTTCGACTCCGGCGGGGTCAAGAAGGAGGATCGCCAGCGGCTGGTCGAGATCAACGAGACCCTGGGGCAGGACCTGATGCGCATCATGACCACCCTCTCCTTCCAGGACCTCACGGGCCAGCGCATCAAGATCATCATCGAGACGATCAAGAAGATCGAGGCCATCGTGCTGGACGTGTACATGTCCACCGGGCTCATGATCCAGGCCCGCGAGCAGCAGCCGGAAAAGGACTTCGACTCCATCGAGGCCGAGGCCAAGGACCGCATGAGCACCCTCAAGGGCCCCCAGGAAGGCACGAACCAGGGCGCGGTGGACGACCTGTTGGCCCAGCTGGGCATGTAGACGCCCCTTGGCGGCCAAGCGGATCAGGGCCGTTCCGGGAAACCGGGGCGGCCCTTTTTCATTGGGGAACGCTAGAGCAGGATCACCTGGGCCATGCCCAGGAGAAGCAGGAAGCCCATGGAGTCGGTGATGGTGGTCAGGAAGATGCTCGAGGCCTGGGCCGGATCGCGGCCCAGGGCGCGCAGCACCAGGGGGATGGAGGCCCCGGCCAGCGCTCCGATGAGCATATCCAGCCCGAGGGCCGCGGACATGATCATGGCCAGGAGCGGCATGCGCGTCGCCGCGAAGACCACGCCGAAGACCAGGGTGGCGATGAGCACGCCGTTGAGCAGGCCGATGCGGGCCTCGCGCAGCACGGCCAGCCAGGAGCGCTTGCGGTCGAACCGCTCCGTGGCCAGCTGGCGGATCATGATGGCCAGGGCCTGCTGGCCGGTGTTTCCGGCCTGGTTGGCCACGATGGGCATGAGCACGGCCAGGATGGCCATCTGGGCGATGTTGCCCTCGAAGAGGTGCACCACCCAGGCCGAGACCGCCGAGTTGACCATGTTCAGCATGAGCCAGGGCAGGCGTTTGCGCACGGAATAGAGCCAGGGCGAATCCGCGGTCTCGTCCGGGCCCGCGCCGACCATGGCCTGCATGTCCTCGCTGGCCTCCTCGTGGATGATGTCGATGACGTCGTCGACCGTGACCACGCCGAGCAGCCTGCGGCCGTAGTCCACCACGGGCAGGGCCAGGAAATTATAGTGCGAGATGAGCCGGGCGACCTCCTCCTTGTCCTCGTTGTAGGTCACGAAGATGAGGTTCTGGCTCTTGATGAGTTCCCTAAGGCAGGTGCCGCGCCGGGCCACCAGCAGATCGCGCAGGGAGGTGACGCCCACCAGTTCCTTGTCTTCGTTGACGAGGTAGGCGTAGTATGGAATTTCCTTGTCCTCGACCTCGCCGCGCATCTTGGCGATGGCCTGATCCACATTCAGATCCTGGTTCAGGACCACCACCTCGGTGTTCATGACGCCGCCGGCGGTGTCCGGATCGAAGGTCAGGAGCGTCCGAA of Desulfovibrio aminophilus contains these proteins:
- the ileS gene encoding isoleucine--tRNA ligase → MSDYKATLRLPQTAFPMKANLKQREPEMLKRWEELDAYGLMLAANEGRPEYVLHDGPPYANGNIHMGTALNKILKDMVVKSRNMQGFHAGYVPGWDCHGLPIEHKVELELKKKKKELPAAVIRKLCREYAARWLSVQRGEFKRLGVFGVWDRPYMTMDPVYEAATARELGRFMSKGSVYRGKKPVHWCCSCHTALAEAEVEYADHTSPSVFVRFPLTDPKIREILPEADPARTYAAIWTTTPWTLPSNMAVAVHPEYDYAFVKVGGDVYVLASRLVPVCAEAFGWTERTVLAEVPGNRLDGLVARHPFYDRPSPVVTADYVTLDSGTGLVHTAPGHGREDYETGMRRGLEVLSPLDDGGRFLPTVEFFAGLQVMEANPKVIEKLKENGHLLLQENIRHSYPHCWRCKEPVIFRATTQWFISMQANDLRAKALEAIHDQVRWVPAWGEERISNMIEFRPDWCISRQRNWGVPIMALICEDCDEAWFGPEWIDKVVAHFQAHATGCDWWFETPDSEVVPQDLKCPKCGGSHWRRETDILDVWFDSGTSFAAVLETRDDTSFPADLYLEGSDQHRGWFHSSLLASVGTRGVPPYKAVLTHGYVVDGEGRKMSKSIGNTIAPQEIIDKYGAEILRLWTSAVNYQEDVRVSDEILSRLVDAYRRIRNTCRFILGNLADFEPSKAVAPTDMPALDRYALDLVLKAHRTMQQAYADYEFHKVYHTLHNLCVTDLSAFYLDITKDRLYVDAPGGLARRSAQTVLWQALMLLLTDMAPVLSFTAEEAFLALPEALRPGVSSVFALRHEPLDPNLGKEERERWETLLAVRAEASKAVEPLRQAGKVGHSLSTALTLYAPEMTRQALAGFSQAELEEIFIVSKVALADDGQAPADAFASAEVEGLRVSVGNAPGGKCERCWKYSEKLGADGPADVCPRCAAVLKAIG
- the lspA gene encoding signal peptidase II, whose amino-acid sequence is MKRRYLVALALTLTVLIPDLITKAVVQAKLELWESRTVIPGFLDLVHVTNKGAAFGFLNRVDITWQTAFLVAVTLLAVGVMVHLLRQASDQETFLVAGLGLILGGALGNLVDRLRYGEVVDFLDFYVGDWHWPAFNVADIAITLGAFCLLISLYRKKPHASRSR
- the lgt gene encoding prolipoprotein diacylglyceryl transferase, with product MHPVLVDLGFVTIHTYGVFIALAFLGGVGWTWLEARRKGLEAGRVVDLAFAVFVGALVGARLLYVLLYLPHYLEHPLEILMFWEGGMVFSGGAALGGWLGWRVARGHGMPVSPWLDAAAPGLALGEAIGRLGCFSAGCCYGQLCAMPWAVTFTDPRSLAVPLNMPLHPTQIYHSLSGLLTFGLLLALRGRLERRPGSLMGLFLVLFSLARFAVEFFRADFRGGLGPFSVTQAVYAVFLCLGLYLMTRKHSVRS
- a CDS encoding PLDc N-terminal domain-containing protein, encoding MFPLPNLSTEQWIMIFGPLGLFVCISLFSIWDAFRREFPSILEKMAWIQLSVLVPFLGGVAYLIFGRKRGQKIR
- the ybgF gene encoding tol-pal system protein YbgF; amino-acid sequence: MKTTIRTTVGLAALAALMTLAPGCASRQDVQTLDQRNRQTMQEARDLYKQLEEQIAVAREEARKSSAPMQAKQADIWAEVESLKTEVATLKGQMDTMNMRMAPQGGADLAQLDERVKAIELALESQFAVDLGKGAKAAATAPAAPAQAQQEQAAPAQNAEAAAPTQDPADALYAKGLSAFKERKYDEARRDFAEFVTTFKKHSLVPNAIFWQGECYYQLGDYAKAVLAYQDVIDKHKDSPKYRSALLKQGISFYKMGKDKPGKIILQELIDKNPGTAEANRAKQFLADPKKK
- a CDS encoding NIL domain-containing protein, whose translation is MSATVSSEVQKGFRKIVYLTFPPGISSRPVVCNLARLFDLSFNILKAEISPRQEGTMTLEISGLETDFHKGVNYLKENSVRITPVAQKIFRDEDSCIHCGVCTAMCPTGALSVDKGTRKVLFEVDKCSACGLCTRVCPVRAMAVDLDENGRQ
- a CDS encoding PilZ domain-containing protein, which codes for MEQEQRAYSRVAAQLRAHGRRCDSPDGPPLFRTATRRDGSTLAARLSTTSMPEGLVDFLVEMDTKLDQILAGQRQDLIRQDFPLELDVREISGAGVRFRSEEPLADGQILEVVIVLTQFPLRLASAIGRVRGIEDGLHRFEFTHIREHDLESIVQFVFQEQREEIRNRKWS